ATCTGCGCGAGTGTGTCTTCACCATGGTTTATGAGCCCTAGGCTGATGGAGCGCATCTCCAGAGCGGAGCTACTGTCGCCGGTGTGATTATCGTAGCTTGACAGTTCGCCGCTCCACTCCGACTCTGGCCGGTCGAACTCCGCCGCCTTCTCAACGCCCTCGATCCTCTCTGTCGCCTTAGCTCTTGCCGCAGCCAGTTTCGCCTTGAAGATGCCAAGAGATGCCGGATCCATGTGCGTCCCTCCGTGTGTTACTGCCTGCAGGTGTCGAGGGTGTGCGTCTATGATCGGTAGTGCTCGACGAATTTCACGATGTCTGCTATGAGCTTCCCTATGATGGGCACATTCAGTTCAATCACGACAGACAGGATGTAGAGAAAGACCGCCATGAGGACCGATGCCCCGATAGCTATGCCGAAGCCCCTGGCTATGCCTGCAACGAAGTTGAACCAGGCCACCCTTCGGGGTGAGCGCATGAACTCCACATACTCCGCCACGCTGGCGTCGTCGAGGCGCTTCGCAAGCTCAGCTAGGCTCACGATCAGGGAGTCTACTCTGCCGCGCCCCCGTCTTCTACGCACCCGTTACACCTCATGGGGGCTAGTCTTCCCGGGTGCGGCAGATTTGTTTCATCTCGACTCCCCCGAAAGCTCACTCTCGAGTAGCGGCGGCCTGCCTAACACCGAAATCGGAGGCGCTGCTATCGAGCATTTCCAGGTAGGCTTCGAGGATAGCTTTCATGCGCGCGCGAACCGTGCCCTCCTGGGCCGTTAGGTCGGCGAGGCGCTTCTCCTGGGTGCGAACCCTGTCTTCCATCTTGTCGAAGGCCTCGGCAGCCTGGAGTTCCGCCCTCTCCACGATGAGCTTAGCCTTCTCCTCGGCGTTTCTCCTCGTCTGCTCAGCTGCCTGCTGGGCTGTGAGCAGGGTCTGCTTTAGTGTTTCGCTGATTCCATCGGTATGCTCCTGCTGCT
The Clostridia bacterium genome window above contains:
- a CDS encoding DUF5665 domain-containing protein; translated protein: MRRRRGRGRVDSLIVSLAELAKRLDDASVAEYVEFMRSPRRVAWFNFVAGIARGFGIAIGASVLMAVFLYILSVVIELNVPIIGKLIADIVKFVEHYRS
- a CDS encoding DivIVA domain-containing protein, with protein sequence MLTPLEVHSKQFSTRFGRYDAREVDEFLDLVGQSYDQLYRESTELREKVKVLSEQQEHTDGISETLKQTLLTAQQAAEQTRRNAEEKAKLIVERAELQAAEAFDKMEDRVRTQEKRLADLTAQEGTVRARMKAILEAYLEMLDSSASDFGVRQAAATRE